The Motacilla alba alba isolate MOTALB_02 chromosome 14, Motacilla_alba_V1.0_pri, whole genome shotgun sequence genome includes a region encoding these proteins:
- the VASN gene encoding vasorin, with amino-acid sequence MPPPAPAAAREGSARPAAAALPPWTDRPPRTAPHHPPRADTMNQLILCTLLLLARGQLARACPAGCQCHDPKTILCAARRGQTVPRGLPPSTLSLYVFENGITTLSEDSFAGLPALQLLDLSQNKITSIQRNIFQPLTELVNLDLSSNQLQEITNETFHGLRLLERLYLQRNRIQHIHAAAFDTLENLLELKLQNNQLRAVPPLDLPNLLLLDISWNKIPAIAPGAFHAVSIESLKIAGLGLTSLNEELFQVQNNLHELDISDNLLERVPAVLRRLGSLTRLSLAGNARISQLPAEDFQSLHNLQELDISNLNINTIPRDFSGFFPRLRAVTAAGNPFNCICQMSWLVQWVNTSGVVLRRPEETRCHFPPKNSGKLLHHLQYTDFGCPTTTPTPTTPRTTTLPPPAPQPSTHRPPPPPSTAAPTLRPREPQGSSTLVPFSGTPAPTSPPAPICPPRTCLNGGTCHLGAQNLLECLCPAGFAGAYCEVEARGTTAAPGTPALPPAQRVSIAQVGSTSLKVDLHNYIQSKAQLKGIRLSYRNLSGPDKRAVMLRLPASLSEYTVRALKPNCTYRVCIGALGEVPKEEHCAEAHTLPLSLQQHSPVTQSQDPNLALILVPALAAMLLLLVVVTAAMYYCRHRRAKAHASGAGADAGPLELEGVKACLENGDLSSHGCKVPEAAMLSGGSECEVPLMQSHYPSNNNTPGLKPSYF; translated from the coding sequence agctgacacCATGAACCAGCTGATTCTTTGCACACTGCTCCTCTTGGCCCGTGGGCAGCTGGCCAGGGCAtgtcctgcaggctgccagtgCCATGACCCCAAGACCATCCTGTGTGCAGCCAGGCGGGGCCAGACGGTGCCCCGGGGGCTGCCCCCCAGCACCCTCTCCCTCTACGTCTTTGAGAACGGCATCACAACGCTCAGTGAGGACAGCTTTGCggggctgcctgccctccagctcctggaccTCTCGCAAAACAAGATCACCAGCATCCAGAGAAACATCTTCCAGCCCCTGACAGAGCTCGTCAACTTGGACCTGTCCTCCAACCAGCTGCAGGAGATCACCAATGAGACCTTCCATGGGCTGCGGCTGCTGGAACGGCTCTACCTGCAGAGGAACAGGATCCAGCACATCCATGCTGCTGCCTTTGACACGCTGGAGAATCTGCTGGAGCTAAAGCTGCAGAACaaccagctcagggctgtgccccccCTCGACCTGCCcaacctcctgctgctggacatCAGCTGGAACAAGATCCCTGCCATTGCACCAGGGGCTTTCCATGCCGTCAGCATTGAGTCCCTGAAGATTGCAGGGCTGGGCCTGACAAGCTTAAATGAGGAGCTCTTCCAGGTCCAAAACAACCTCCACGAGCTGGACATCTCTGACAACCTGCTGGAGCGTGTCCCGGCCGTGCTGCGGCGGCTGGGCAGCCTCACCAGGCTCAGCCTGGCCGGCAATGCCCGcatctcccagctgccagctgaggacTTCCAGAGCCTCCACAACCTCCAGGAGCTGGACATCAGCAACCTCAACATCAACACCATCCCTCGGGATTTCTCTGGCTTCTTCCCCAGGCTGCGGGCCGTGACGGCTGCCGGCAACCCCTTCAACTGTATCTGCCAGATGAGCTGGCTGGTGCAGTGGGTGAACACCAGTGGTGTGGTCCTGCGGCGCCCCGAGGAGACGCGCTGCCACTTCCCCCCCAAAAACTCCGGCAAGCTCCTCCACCACCTGCAATACACTGACTTTGGCTgccccaccaccacccccacgCCCACCACGCCCCGCACCACCACGCTGCCACCGCCTGCGCCGCAGCCCAGCACCcaccgcccgccgccgccccccagCACCGCTGCACCCACGCTGAGgcccagggagccccagggcagctccaccTTGGTGCCCTTCAGCGGCACCCCGGCTCCCACCAGCCCCCCAGCGCCCATCTGTCCCCCCCGCACGTGTCTGAACGGCGGCACCTGCCACCTGGGTGCCCAGAACCTCCTGGAGTGCCTGTGCCCCGCGGGCTTCGCTGGCGCCTACTGCGAGGTGGAGGCGAGGGGAACGACGGCGGCCCCGggcactccagccctgccacctgCACAGCGGGTCAGCATCGCCCAGGTGGGCAGCACCTCTCTCAAAGTGGACCTGCACAACTACATCCAGTCCAAGGCGCAGCTGAAGGGCATCCGCCTGAGCTACCGGAACCTGTCGGGGCCGGACAAGCGGGCGGTGATGCTGCGCTTGCCGGCCTCGCTCTCCGAGTACACGGTGCGGGCGCTGAAACCCAACTGCACCTACCGCGTCTGCATCGGGGCACTGGGGGAGGTCCCCAAGGAGGAGCACTGCGCCGAGGCACACACCCTGcccctcagcctgcagcagcactcccCCGTCACCCAGAGCCAGGACCCCAACCTCGCCCTGATCCTCGTCCCTGCGCTGGCTGCCATGCTGCTGTTGCTGGTGGTGGTCACCGCCGCCATGTACTACTGCCGGCACCGCCGCGCCAAGGCACACGCCAGCGGCGCTGGGGCGGACGCCGGCCCGCTGGAGCTGGAAGGGGTGAAAGCCTGcctggaaaatggggatttgaGCAGCCACGGCTGCAAGGTGCCAGAGGCAGCAATGCTTTCTGGCGGCTCTGAGTGCGAGGTGCCGCTCATGCAGTCGCACTACCCCAGCAACAACAACACCCCGGGGCTCAAACCCTCCTACTTCTGA
- the LOC119706868 gene encoding translation initiation factor IF-2-like — MFSALVPSRLSCTYGSKYAGGWAAPCSACADVARGERADSSSPGVEGLGRDGVAWPGTEGGHWCGSALGHPWGCCGPLGLAELGRDPGTLPGVMLEPLEQGTSHSPRDSVPPELLVPLAGCEEPTSSGPAHGDPRKPSSSLPVPKQPRLLPPIARIQPGRFWAAQAGGACAPSSESDRLHGESFQHRSSPSLNQSLLGRLGQGAGFHGGPQPFSRCSRWGCGGPGPARRTQLLAAMRGLGELGTAARRERPLRLRGCLGEPHTKPRLLRLPGEPCLPGSRHPEPDAGQGESPGQSPGAGWVGGGRGGQSSALGRAPVAGRAGTAQPCLWLTAHEHG, encoded by the coding sequence ATGTTTTCTGCATTAGTTCCATCCCGGCTGAGCTGTACGTATGGCAGCAAGTATGCgggaggctgggctgctccctgctcagcctgtgcaGATGTTGCCAGAGGTGAGCGCGCggacagcagctcccctggTGTAGAGGGTCTTGGCAGGGACGGGGTGGCGTGGCCCGGCACTGAGGGTGGACACTGGTGTGGTTCAGCCCTGGGACACCCGTGGGGCTGCTGTGGacccctggggctggcagagctgggtagAGACCCTGGCACCCTTCCCGGAGTGATGCTGGaacccctggagcagggaaccAGCCACAGCCCAAGGGACAGTGTCCCTCCTGAGCTGCTTGTCCCCCTGGCAGGCTGCGAGGAGCCCACCAGCTCTGGGCCAGCACACGGGGATCCAAGGAAAccttccagctccctgccagtgCCCAAGCAGCCCAGACTCCTCCCGCCCATTGCAAGAATCCAGCCCGGCCGTTTTtgggcagcccaggctgggggggCCTGTGCCCCCTCCTCGGAGTCAGATCGGCTGCATGGGGAGAGTTTCCAGCACCGTTCCTCTCCCAGTCTCAACCAATCCCTCCTAGGCAGGCTGGGGCAAGGTGCTGGTTTCCATGGGGGTCCCCAGCCCTTCTCCCGGTGCAGCCGCTGGGGCTGCGGGGGCCCAGGGCCGGCGCGTCGGACGCAGCTGTTGGCAGCGATGCGCGGGCTCggggagctgggaacagctgccCGCAGGGAGCGGCCGCTACGGCTCCGCGGCTGCCTGGGAGAGCCCCACACAAAGCCGAGGCTGCTCCGGCTCCCAGGCGAACCCTGTTTACCCGGGAGCCGTCACCCTGAGCCggatgcagggcagggagagagcccagggcagagccctggggctggatGGGTGGGAGGTGGCCGGGGGGGTCAAAGCTCTGCTCTTGGCAGAGCCCCCgtggctggcagggctgggacagctcagccctgcctgtggcTAACAGCCCATGAGCATGGCTAA